The nucleotide window TGGCTGTGGCGGGGGCGGCCGGTGTAGTCGGAGCAGTCGGCGCGGTCGGTGCTGCCGGAGCGGCCGCAACAGGGCCGGAGGCCGGCATGTCGTACTGGGTTTCGGCGCTCGGGGAGCCCATATTAGAAAATCCTACTCTCATTCAAGAGAGACAAACTTAATCTGATGCTCTTTAATAAAGCACCCTTACTAGAGAAATGTGACAGAGCAACCCGGGAGCGCCCTCAAGTGTATATAGCCATGCGGCCGCTCCGCCGTTCGGAGGCCCCTTTCGGCAGGTGAAAAATCCTCCCATTTTTCTGcggtccttctcctcttcccccatGACTCAAATGTTTCGTTGAGTGGGCCATGCATGGCGCCTTTGCACGAGACCGGCCCGGCCGTGGGACGGGAATGCGACTGATATACGGCCTTTGGGTGGTTGGTTCATCAAGGGACGAGTCGGCTACTCGACAAGATGCCGACTTGGGGGGGCCCTGAAGGATCTGTGGGGTCGAGATCGTGACGAACACGCTCGGCCAAATGTTTATTTTGGCCGAATCTGTGGGGAAACTTGACCAAACCTTCATCGGCGTAACGCCTCGTTTATGCCGAACTTCCCGCTTCTCACACTCACACGGCGTCTCACCTCGACAACAAAGAAATGCTGCCCTGGTAGTGCTCATGGACTAAGAGTACTGTATATTCTTTAGACTGGTTGTCTTATACGTCACTTTATTCAGTCGATGCCGGTCGGCGGAGAAGTGGTCAAATATCTACTGCATTCCCTCGGCGTGTGGCGCAATCTTCCCGAACCACCCATCGAAAGTCCTCAGTGACCAagaccacacacacacacaccccaATCAGGCAAATCGAGTGGCCGTCATGGCATCCGAAGGAGAGGCGTCCAGCGCGGAAGACAAGGGCGTAGCAAGACCCGCTGCGGCATCTGCGACCCGTCCGAGGACAAAACCAACCGCGTGAGTATGGTCCCTGTGTCTCACCTCTTTGCCGTGGTGTATTGGTGAGTGTAGACGCTCACCTCGGATCTCATAGTTGTCGCAGATGTCACTCACGAAAGGTGAGGTGCTCCGGCGGGCAGCCCTGCGAGAACTGCCGCCAGGCGAGCAAGAGTGCCGAATGCTCGTACCCCCGGAGGAACCGCATGGTCAAAGTCAGCCAACGGCAAGTTCACGCCACTTACAAGTCCAAACAAGTATCAGGGACCGTGTTGCTGACGAATGaatcctcctccttgtctcAGATATATCGACGACCTCATCGCCGAGAACCAGCGGCTCAAGAACGACAGCAATGCCGCCGCGCAAGCCCGCTCCGAGGCCCTTCTCCCGGACATCCACATCGGAGCACCGCCGGCCAAGGACACGGCagacaacgccgccgccgccgtcaccaccacggccacggccacggccacggccacggccaccgccgccatccctcccccctccctcgatGACCGCCCCTGGTTCTTCGAGATGAACATCCCGCACACGCCCatcctcatcggcgaggcCTCGgacgccgccttcgccaccCGCTTCCGGCAGGCCATCTCGTCCGCCGAGCACAGCCACATCCCGCGCGTCAACTACGCGACCGACGagcgcctcctcgccctctccgACACGGACTGCCCGTGGCCCGGCCCGGCCCGCGCccgcttcctcgtcggcgtcgccctgCGCTACGTCAGCCGCTGCTACCACATCGTCCGCAAGGGCCCCgtgctcgacgccctcgagcagACGCTGCTGAACCCGGCCGAGAGCGACTCGCTTCTCAAGAGCAAGCTGTGGGCCctcttcgccatcggcgccatgTACTCGACccgctcggcctcgtccgagagGCACTTCCCGGGCATGGGCTACTTTGCCCGGGCGACGCGGGTCCTCCGCATCGTGAGCGAGAGGCCGCGGATCGACGTCGTTGAGTTGCGGCTGCTTCTCGTAAGATTTACCGTCTCCTAACCTTCCATCATATCTCCAGACTACGTCTCGCTGACCACCCACCGGCTCAAGTCCTTCTACTCACTGGCCCTCAACCGACGGCACACCGCCTACACCTTTGCCGGCTCGGCAACCAGGCTGGCCGTCGTCATGGGCCTCCACCTCAACGTGCCCGAGTCGCAGCTGagggacgccgccgcccgcgagcACCGGGTCCGCGTATGGTGGACGGCCTACATCTTCGACCGCATGTGGGCGGCGAAGCTCGGCCACCCCGTCGCCGTGCaggacatcgacatcgaggTCGACCTGCCGTCGAACCCGGCCGTGGACGAGAGCGTGGCCGACGACTTCGCCGACGCCTCGTACTTTGTCGCGAGCGTGAAGCTCGCCCGCCTGctcggccgcgtcgtccCGTCCATCTACCGGAGGAGGGCTCAGCAGACCTCGCTGTCGCACAGGGTCCAGGAGGCGCTCAAGGAGCTCCGGGCTTGGTCGGGGGAGCTCCCGCCGCAGCTTCACATTGACTTCAAGCCGACGTCCGAACGCACACCGAAGCCCATCTCCCTACACCTCAACTTCAACCAGGTAATATATGATGATACATAGCTGGACATGTATCAGCGAATTTCTCTTCGTTCATACAAGGAGAAAACATGGCTAACTCTGATTCTCAAAGTGTGCCGTGAGCACCACGCgccccatcctcctccacgtGCTCCGCACCCACGTGGCATCGTGGGGCACGCCGGCCGCCCCGGAACCCCGGATCCCGGCCACGGCCATGACGCTGGCGGAGACGTGCATCCGGTGCGCGCGGCACTCGTGCCGGCTGCTGACGGAGTGCTGGATCGACGGCTCCTTCGCGACGTTCGACTACTTCTACACGCAGTacctcttctccgccgccacgatcctcgccgcctcgagccTGCtgagcggcggcaaggaggcgGCCAACGACCGCGAGCAgttcgaggaggccgcccaGTTCCTCTCGCAGCTCAAGGACAGCGGCAacttcgccgccgaggagttCTGCCAGCACATCGACGCCATGAAGgccaccatggccgccgcccgggCCCGGAGGGGAGGCTACGCCGATGTCCCCGCGGGAAACACCGCGGCCGGCGCCCCCTACTCCtccgccaccacctcctcctcttcctcgtcggctgGGGTGGTGTtctccgacgccgccgggtcGACCTTTGTTGGCGACGCCGTGACGCTCGGCCAGCCGTTCGAGGCGCAGAACACGACGGCCGGCATGGCGCTCAACGAGCCCTCGCTGCAGGAGCTGCTGGCCCAGCCGCTCCTCGACCTGCAGTTCATCGACGCCTCCATCTATAACGACGGGGCCCAGGGGCTGTACTGGCCGGACTTTAGTCCCGAGTCGTGGACGCCCGACACGTGGACGGCGACATGAGAGGTTTGGAGCATGGCCATACTATTCAAGGGCCGTGGGATGTAGGATGCCAAGATTGTACGGTAAGGAGGACTTGCTTGTCAATTTGGTCTCAGTCTCCCCAGCCGGACTCGAGCATCTTACAGCACCGGGGCTATCTACCAAAACTTGAACGGCACACCCAACCGTCTCGCTGCGTTCGGCGTCGGGGATGCggaagccgaggccgaagcgCCGGACCCTGtcccggacccggacccgGTCGATGAACCAGACTCCgtcaccgacgccgccaaggtcgTCGACTCGGTCACCGACACCGTGGGCACCACCTCCGTCACcgtggccgtcgccgtcgtcgcagtAGTCCCGCTCCCGCTACCATCGCACGACACCTCCCCCGGCACGACGGTGTAGGACGTGCTGCACCCGATGCGTGCGCAGATCTCCCGGCACGACAGCGTGAGGTACTCTGTCGGCGCCGGGGTCGGGCAGCCGCAGGACTGCGTCAGGGTCACCACCGAGAGACAATGCGGCGTCGGGCAGGTCGCGCATCGCTCGGCCACCTCCGTGACGGTCGGGCAGCCGCCGTCCGTGCCGATGCCGTCCGTCTCGACGGGGAGGGTGACGGAGGGCGGCAGGTCGATGGGGAGCAGCGAGTAGAGGTCCGACTCCGACGCCGTCTGGGCGGCGATCGGGGCGGCGCTGGATTACATGTTAGCTGAGAGGTGGACACTTGGTGGTTGCTGTTGATGGGAGggtggggaggagggggcagCCATACACGAAGATGATGGGTGAGAGATGCTTGGTGAACTTCATAGTGACGGCTTAGACTATAtgagggagagaaaggagaTAAATAAGAGAATCACGAGTTTGGCAGATGAACGACGAGGAAAGCTTGACATTTCAACCCAGAGAACCGCCGTCCGTCGAGGCCTTTatgaggtcgaggacgggtGACACCACCGATCATCTCCTCTTTTCTCGAAGCCCCCGAAGCTCATTCGTCCGGTCCATCGGTGTACTTTGCGAAGGACAACCACCATCCTCTTTCGGCATTGGGCTTCTTGGCTTGCAGGGGTGCAGTTGCGGAGATCCCGTATCGACTGGCCACCGACCTCTCGATTTCCCTTGCTGTGGCGGGGGGAGTTGTCGAGGGGACGACGTAGTTTCGCCCCGGAAGCCATCCATAGAGGAATTTCATCGgtggagaggggaggggttcgAGTTTCGGAGAGTGTGCTGTCTTGTATCCCGGTTGTAGGGATGGATACCTTCTCAAATGGAGACAGAGCTCTCCCATTGATATGCAGCCAAGTAGCAACAGAACAGCAAGTTGTCTAGTTACCTTCCTATTAAAGTCAATTGACCAGCTGGACAGCCCACTATCGGTCTATTACCGGGGCGAGGGGATTATACCAAAACCGTAGAAAATCACTCCCATTGTTGCAATTCATCCATGTGAATAGGACTGGCTGTGTGGTGTCCCCACGTCTTTGGAAGAGTCTCTAGTCTCTCGATGTAAAAGAATCTCGACAACTACACCACCGCATCAACTCACATCACGGCGTCCTGCCGCCGCTTGTCGGCAACCTTTTCCTGCGACGAGTTCCTTtccctcgacgagctcctctCCTGAGTCCACGTCTCGCCGCTCGGCCCGCGCGCGTCGATAGCAGCCGCCCCCTCGGCGTCCTGCGGCACCCCGTCAATGTCCAACGTGCCCGCCGCGTTCGCCCGCGAGAAGATGGTGCCCGGCAGGA belongs to Colletotrichum higginsianum IMI 349063 chromosome 5, whole genome shotgun sequence and includes:
- a CDS encoding Fungal specific transcription factor; amino-acid sequence: MNPPPCLRYIDDLIAENQRLKNDSNAAAQARSEALLPDIHIGAPPAKDTADNAAAAVTTTATATATATATAAIPPPSLDDRPWFFEMNIPHTPILIGEASDAAFATRFRQAISSAEHSHIPRVNYATDERLLALSDTDCPWPGPARARFLVGVALRYVSRCYHIVRKGPVLDALEQTLLNPAESDSLLKSKLWALFAIGAMYSTRSASSERHFPGMGYFARATRVLRIVSERPRIDVVELRLLLSFYSLALNRRHTAYTFAGSATRLAVVMGLHLNVPESQLRDAAAREHRVRVWWTAYIFDRMWAAKLGHPVAVQDIDIEVDLPSNPAVDESVADDFADASYFVASVKLARLLGRVVPSIYRRRAQQTSLSHRVQEALKELRAWSGELPPQLHIDFKPTSERTPKPISLHLNFNQCAVSTTRPILLHVLRTHVASWGTPAAPEPRIPATAMTLAETCIRCARHSCRLLTECWIDGSFATFDYFYTQYLFSAATILAASSLLSGGKEAANDREQFEEAAQFLSQLKDSGNFAAEEFCQHIDAMKATMAAARARRGGYADVPAGNTAAGAPYSSATTSSSSSSAGVVFSDAAGSTFVGDAVTLGQPFEAQNTTAGMALNEPSLQELLAQPLLDLQFIDASIYNDGAQGLYWPDFSPESWTPDTWTAT